TTTAAGACATCTTTAAGAAATTGAGCATCCTCTTTAGCAATAATCTCAACATTCCACTCAATATTACTCTTAAGGGCGCTTTGAGTAATATTAGAAGAGCCAATAATCACCTTATAGCTATCCTTAAATTCAAAAATATACGCTTTCGTATGAAAACCAATCGCCTTATCTGTTTCAAAAATCTTCAAATGGATATTACTAAACTCATTTATTTTCTTTAAAGCCTTCGCTTCAGTAAAATTCAGATAAGTAGAAGTAATAATTTTCCCCTTTACTCCCCTTTTTTCCGTATTCTTGAAAGTATCCAACAACAGCTGAAGACCACTATAATTAATAAAGGCCACGCTGAAATAAAACTTTTCACACTCATTTATAGAAGAAATTAATTCATTTAATAAATTACCCTTGTCTGAATTGACAATTAGCTTTTTCTCGATGTTCATGATTTGCTCCTGACTGTGGTTATATAAGAAAATGTTTCAGATAGCTAAAGATACATTGAATAATTTGTCGAACAGTTATGTTTAGATAATGGTAGCATAGAATTCCCCATATAAAAATAGCTAACCAGGAGGGTCAGCTGCATAATCTTCATTTACTTCAAATAATGTCTTATGTTACTAGTAATAAAATTAATGTCATTTACGATACGGTTCACCGTAACTAATCTAAATGAGGTTTACAAGGTCAAAAATCCCCCGAACCATAGTCCGAGGGAACATTTAAACACACTTCATATTTAAACCTATTGCCACAAAGCTATTTCAACTCTATCAACGCCACACACTCCACATGTGTTGTTATTAGGTCTCGGAAACTTTAGCTTAAATTGATGTAGCAGTGTTTACTGACAAGGAATGCAATGTTAGTTAACAGTACTCATTAACAAATTGCATTGCATTTCAACACTTTTTTATTTACTTCACATTTACTTATTATGTAAAAGCAAAATACCCAACTTGCGCTGAATGCATATAATATACATATCCTCTTATAGAATTATTTGAAGAATTGAATAGCGTATGCAAACAAATCTGCTTTAATACCATTAAAGTCTTGATTCAAATCGAGAGATAATACGAAAATTTTATTTCCCTTAATGTTGTACGTATGGTTCGGTTGGTTTAATGCTATTGTTCTACCATAAAGTAACATGCCACCTACTATTTCAGTAGATTTCTTTTTCCAATTATTTACGTAAGTAAAAATTTGATAGAGATTACCTGATTTTTGTTTTGACGCCCCTCCCTCAAATCTTGCGACCATATTCTCTGAATAGAACTTCGTATCCACAATCAGTGTTTTATTACCTTTTTGAAGCACAATATCAGTTTGCATGATTGGCAATGCTTCGATAAACCCATCATCAACGTTCCACTGAATTTGAGGACGTGATACAAGATAATCCGTTTCACGTTTGAAAAATGAATAGATGAATTTTTCGTATAAAGCCGAAAGCCTTTGTTCATCCTGTACTTGCTTCATAAATTGATATGTCGAATTTTCATCAAGTAATAGCTCTTCAAAAAGATATCTGCATACATCAATGATAAATTGATAGCGAATATTTTGCCGATTATACTGGACATTTTTCCAAAGCTGCAGGTTCATCTCTATGTCTGATACCTCAGCAAAATAAGGGAGAAAACCATAAAATAATCTACGAGTTTTTTGTTTTATTTTTGCTGAATGAGATAAGAAAACAAGAGTAGCTTTTATAATTTGATTCAACAATATATCTTCAGAAAACTCATCGTATATCACCACGAGCTTCTTATCTACCAACGCATTTTTCTTTATTGAAGAATTTATATCAATTTTCCCCTTGATAACAGTGGAACTCTCCTCAACACATATGTAATCCTTAATTAATCCCCCACGAATTAATACAGGTATTCCAATAGATAAAATTTCTGCATAAAGGTCTTTGACGTTTTCAAACTTTTCTGTTCCAATATGTTTATATTCTGAAAGATTCAAAGTTTGATATGCATATGAAAGCATATAATAGATATTACGAATTGGAATATTGCTATTTCTCTCCATCGCAACAACCCCTTAGTCGTTCTGCCCAATCCTTAGCCTTCTGTTCATCGTCAAACCAATACTCGAATAGTTGAGGAATAATTTCATATTCAACAACTTCTTCTACCCGATTTACAGAATCAACTTTATAAGCACTCCCTACAAAATAACTATGACCAATTTGAAAGCCCGTACCAAGCTCTTCAACAATTTGATTATTTAAACTCTTGATTTCATCTATTACACGAACCAAAACTTCTGGATTATTTAATTTTTCAACATACGACTTAAAGGTATCATTTTCAAATGCCGGTTTAATTTCGACGAATGAAAACCTTCTTCTAAGAGCATAGTCTAACAGCGCTAAACTTCTATCGGCTGTATTCATCATACCTATGATATATAAGTTGGATGGAACTGAAAATTTATCGTTAGAGTATAGGAGATTGATTTGTTCCCCTCGCTTATCTGTTTCAATAAGCATCATCAATTCTCCAAATATTTTACTCATATTTCCTCGATTAATTTCATCAATAATGAAGAAATAATCACGCTCAGGATCACGTGCTGCTTTTCTTGCAAACTTCACAAATGGACCTTGTTTAAGTTCAAAACCATCACCTTCAGCTTTCGGACGGTAACCTTCAATAAAATCTTCATAACTGTAACTTTGGTGGAACTGAACCATTTGGACACGAGTCTCATCCTTTTCTTCCATCATCACATAAGCCAGACGTTTTGCAATATACGTTTTTCCTACTCCGGGGGCACCCTTCATGATGAGATTCTTCTTATTTTCAAGTACAGAAATTAGTCGGTTCAGCTCCTTTTTTTCGATAAAAACATCGGAAAGAAAGTCATCAGTAGAAAAAGGTTCATTTTCTTGAACAGTAGGTTTAGATTCAATAAAACGAATGTAATAATCAATCGAACTCCCAGATACTCCTTTATATTTTCTGTAGGATTCATCTGATACAACTACATCTTTCAATTGCTTCAATTGCTCAGTATCTGTTTCTCCAAATATTGAAGTATCAAAGTAGCTCTCTATATCCTTTAATGCGTTCACCTTTTGAGTAACCGTTTTATCGTTCAAACTGGTTCCATTGTCTGTGACTTGGTTTGATAACCAAGTACGAAATTCGTTTACTTCCGCAATTGTTGGATCAATGATGTCGTCATTTATCACCTGCTCAATTTCTTGAATCAGATCTGGGTAAGGATTCAGATATGTCATAGTCTTTTGCGCAAAAGTCTGACGCAGTTCCCACTTACCAACTTGCAGCCACTCCACTTTTCTTCTATGTTTGTACTCAGTTTTTCCACTATCGAAGTAATAATCTCCAGTAACGACTCCACGAGCGATGATTTTCTTAATTCCTTCTTTAGCATAAACAACGTCGCCTATCTGAATTACACTATAAAAATCCCACACAGCTTTTGTATCGTTGATGGGACGCTTTCCATCAGCTCTCTGCTCTGATATTTCTCGTTCAATCGCTTCCTTAGAATCGTAGTTATTTAAATCACCTAGATAATCCCAACCAAGCCCAATCACACTTTCAGAATGAAAATTATCCCATAATCTTGAATGTTCCCCCGGCGAAACAACCCAATAGTTGATGCTATTATCAATTTCACCTTCTTGATTCGCAATTTTCTTTTCCTTTTTAGGATAAATTAAAGTAGGATTTTCATGGTAGTATAGAAATATTAGATAGGATCTAAGTAAAACACCCCAGTCGGGTATCCCCCCTAAATTGTCTGGCTTACTTCTTTTGCCACGATTAAATTCATCTTCGGCATATTTCTGTCTGAATTGTATTCTTCTAGTTCCAAACTCTTCTGGATATCGAGGTATTCCCTTACCAGTCACTAATTTTTCTATATCTTCATCACTTTGTTTTGTCATCTGTTGATAGACATTTTTAAATTCTGAATACAACTGGTAATCAAAGAAATTTTGCTTATATCCAGTACCAAGCTCAAACTTATCTAGTAGATAACCAAGTAGTTCAAGATAGGGTGAATACCAAATTCCAGTTTTTTCACCCAGATTTTCAGTGACCCAAACTTTATATTTTTCTTTTTGAGAATTAACAAAATCATTCATAGTTTACCTCCAAAAAGTAAATTCTTTACTTAAATTATATCATTCTACAATTCAAATAAACCCCTAGTTACTACTAGCGGTCCCATCTTATCAAAGCATATTATCTTTTACACGAAAAGTATCTTTCAATACTTCAGCTGCTTTGGTTCAATAAGTTTTATCTTATTTCAGTAGAAATTGGCTTAAGTATGAAAAGTCCAGAAGTTTCATTGTATTCTTCAACTACAGCAGTAATATGAAGATTTTGTCCCATACCAATATTTTCTGGTATTTCAGAACCAGTAAGCTTTAAATCAGATACATTGACATCTTCGAAGTTAAAACTAGGTCCAATAGCAGTTGTTTCACTATAATCACCAGCATAAATTAAAATGTCATATCTTGTTGTATAATTCTCATTTTGCATCATATTTGCAATATTTCCATCAAATTCAATGGATTTTTTTTCATAATGTCCTCCTTAATAATGTATAAAATTAAATATATTTGCTTTCCATCATTATTCTGAATAATATAGACAAATTCTAAAATATTTTAACACATTGATTTTTAATTAATAGCAAATCCAAACACTTCCATTATCTCTTCTTTTATTTCGTTACCCATGAAGTTTAGTGCAGACTTCGTAGCATAACTCCCATGGCTTTTTCCATTAGAGTCAACTTTGCTTCCTCCCAAACCAATGAATTGCTCTGATGGTTTAAAATGTAGACCAACTACAGGAACTCCTAATTGATGATAAAAGCCAATTTGATACTGAGCATCAGGAAAACCCTTTATTGACTTGGCATTGTTAAAACTAAATTCATTTCCTAAAGCAAGTCTGGAGCAGTGCTCTTTTCCTAACACAATAATCAAAGAGGAACTTAGAAAATCTAACGTATCCCTAATAAAATCTTTTGCAAATTGTGTTTCAAATAAATTTCCTTTTGATCTTATTCTGCTCATCTGACTCTTAGTTGGAATAGGGAAAAAATCTGTATGTACTACTCTTTTCTTGTTATGAGGTGAATATAAAGAACCACCCATACCGTTTAGAAAGCCTTCCAATTCCAACTACGATATGTGGTATCCCTTTCGAAATAAGAACTGTACATCTCTATTGTTGATTCTAATTGTGAATCGTTCTTTTCATAATCCTCTAGAGAAGCCCTAATTCACTTACATAAAAGCGTGATTTTTTTCCTAATAACAAGGTGCCATCTGTATCAAGAAATTCCTTTGATGAAGGATTTGTTGCAATAGTTACCCAATTATTAGACGAAATATTACCAAACCAAACAACAGGTGTGGCTCTATCTATTACCTCATGTGCAAGTGGTGATTTGGATAATTCTGCTTGATAACGTATTACCCTCTTTAAAAGAGACTTTGCTTGCTCTGCTTTTGAAGGGGATAGCGGCTTTATCATTTCATTCAAG
This sequence is a window from Brevibacillus sp. JNUCC-41. Protein-coding genes within it:
- a CDS encoding 5-methylcytosine restriction system specificity protein McrC; amino-acid sequence: MERNSNIPIRNIYYMLSYAYQTLNLSEYKHIGTEKFENVKDLYAEILSIGIPVLIRGGLIKDYICVEESSTVIKGKIDINSSIKKNALVDKKLVVIYDEFSEDILLNQIIKATLVFLSHSAKIKQKTRRLFYGFLPYFAEVSDIEMNLQLWKNVQYNRQNIRYQFIIDVCRYLFEELLLDENSTYQFMKQVQDEQRLSALYEKFIYSFFKRETDYLVSRPQIQWNVDDGFIEALPIMQTDIVLQKGNKTLIVDTKFYSENMVARFEGGASKQKSGNLYQIFTYVNNWKKKSTEIVGGMLLYGRTIALNQPNHTYNIKGNKIFVLSLDLNQDFNGIKADLFAYAIQFFK
- a CDS encoding AAA family ATPase, with product MNDFVNSQKEKYKVWVTENLGEKTGIWYSPYLELLGYLLDKFELGTGYKQNFFDYQLYSEFKNVYQQMTKQSDEDIEKLVTGKGIPRYPEEFGTRRIQFRQKYAEDEFNRGKRSKPDNLGGIPDWGVLLRSYLIFLYYHENPTLIYPKKEKKIANQEGEIDNSINYWVVSPGEHSRLWDNFHSESVIGLGWDYLGDLNNYDSKEAIEREISEQRADGKRPINDTKAVWDFYSVIQIGDVVYAKEGIKKIIARGVVTGDYYFDSGKTEYKHRRKVEWLQVGKWELRQTFAQKTMTYLNPYPDLIQEIEQVINDDIIDPTIAEVNEFRTWLSNQVTDNGTSLNDKTVTQKVNALKDIESYFDTSIFGETDTEQLKQLKDVVVSDESYRKYKGVSGSSIDYYIRFIESKPTVQENEPFSTDDFLSDVFIEKKELNRLISVLENKKNLIMKGAPGVGKTYIAKRLAYVMMEEKDETRVQMVQFHQSYSYEDFIEGYRPKAEGDGFELKQGPFVKFARKAARDPERDYFFIIDEINRGNMSKIFGELMMLIETDKRGEQINLLYSNDKFSVPSNLYIIGMMNTADRSLALLDYALRRRFSFVEIKPAFENDTFKSYVEKLNNPEVLVRVIDEIKSLNNQIVEELGTGFQIGHSYFVGSAYKVDSVNRVEEVVEYEIIPQLFEYWFDDEQKAKDWAERLRGCCDGEK